A genomic window from Osmerus eperlanus chromosome 5, fOsmEpe2.1, whole genome shotgun sequence includes:
- the klhdc4 gene encoding kelch domain-containing protein 4 translates to MGKKSKNEKKVKGAVKTASKMEKKVTKRSKREEEDLEALIAEFQTLDAKKTQVVETSCPPPSPRLNSSLSAHPDKDELILFGGEFFNGKKTYLYNDLFFYNIKKNTWVKSDIPNPPPRRCAHQAVVVPQGGGQLWVFGGEFASPDGEQFYHYKDLWVLHLATHTWELIKAPGAPTGRSGHRMVLSKRQLLVFGGFHESARDFIYYNDVYSFSLDSFTWSRLAPSGSAPSPRSACQMTSTPDGSGVIIYGGYSKVRAKKDVDKGTIHSDMFLLKREGKEDQEKWSWSRVSPSGSKPPPRSGFSLAVGLGGRAVLFGGVCDEEEEETLEGDFYNDLYLYDINKNRWFPAQLKGGKSEKKKRRRGKKGGAEGTGPDEGAGPDEGEGSSAQGPVEVVKEIVTEDGTVMTIKEVIPGTRMEEASEEEEEDDDDDDDEEGATAALVEPCSRSSAMATVKYGKLYLYGGMFEVGDRQFTLNDLYCLDMHKMEQWEVLVNMDPKTQEWLDESGSEEEDEEEEEDEDEEDEEDHPPVQPPESLSEYQTRTEQYWLDLAWTNMGPEAKDNKVHKVALAMAKVFYEDQQ, encoded by the exons ATGGGCAAAAAGagcaaaaatgaaaaaaaagtaaAGGGGGCAGTGAAGACCGCTTCGAAAATGGAAAAGAAGGTTACCAAGAGATCAAAACGAGAGGAG GAGGACCTGGAAGCGCTCATAGCTGAGTTTCAGACCCTGGATGCCAAGAAGACCCAGGTGGTAGAGACGTcctgcccaccaccctctcccag AttgaactcctctctctctgctcacccTGACAAGGACGAACTCATTCTGTTTGGAGGAGAGTTCTTCAATGGGAAGAAG acATATCTGTATAATGACCTCTTCTTCTACAACATCAAGAAGAACACCTGGGTGAAGTCAGACATCCCCAACCCCCCGCCTCGACGCTGCGCCCACCAG gcggTGGTGGTCcctcagggaggggggcagctgtGGGTGTTCGGGGGGGAGTTTGCCTCTCCGGACGGGGAGCAGTTCTACCACTATAAAGACCTTTGGGTGCTGCACctggccacacacacctgggagcTCATCAA ggctCCAGGAGCTCCGACAGGGAGGAGTGGTCACAGGATGGTCCTCAGTAAGAGACAGCTGCTGGTCTTTGGAGGATTCCACGAGAGTGCCAG gGACTTCATCTACTACAACGATGTCTACTCCTTCAGCCTGGACTCCTTCACCTGGTCCCGCCTCGCACcctcaggctccgccccctccccgcGCTCTGCCTGCCAGATGACCTCCACCCCCGACGGCTCCGGCGTCATCATCTACGGGGGATACTCTAAagtg AGGGCTAAGAAGGACGTCGACAAGGGCACCATCCACTCTGACATGTTTCTGCTGAAAAGAGAGGGCAAGGAGGACCAAG AGAAGTGGTCTTGGTCCAGGGTAAGCCCCTCTGGCTCCAAGCCACCCCCCAGGTCAGGATTCTCCCTGGCGGTGGGTCTGGGAGGGCGGGCAGTACTGTTTGGGGGCGTGtgtgacgaggaggaggaggagacgctGGAAGGTGACTTCTATAACGACCTCTACCTGTACGACATCAACAAGAACCGCTGGTTCCCTGCTCAGCTCAAG ggagggAAGTCAGAGAAGAAGAAACGGCGTCGGGGGAAGAAAGGCGGGGCTGAGGGGACGGGGCCAGACGAGGGAGCGGGGCCAGACGAGGGCGAGGGATCTTCAGCTCAAGGGCCGGTGGAGGTCGTCAAGGAGATCGTCACGGAGGACGGGACGGTGATGACCATCAAAGAGGTGATCCCTGGGACACGGATGGAGGAAGCGAgcgaagaagaagaggaggatgatgatgatgatgatgatgaggaaggTGCAACAGCAGCGTTGGTGGAGCCGTGCTCCCGGTCCAGTGCCATGGCAACAGTGAAGTATGGGAAGCTGTACCTGTACGGGGGGATGTTTGAGGTGGGAGATCGACAGTTCACCCTGAACGACCTCTACTGTCTGGACATGCACAAGATGGAGCAGTGGGAGGTTCTCGTCAACATGGACCCCA AGACTCAGGAGTGGCTGGATGAGTCTGGGtcggaggaggaagacgaggaggaagaggaggatgaagatgaggaagatG aggagGACCACCCCCCTGTGCAGCCGCCGGAATCTCTGTCAGAGTACCAGACCCGGACAGAGCAATATTGGTTGGATCTGGCCTGGACCAACATGGGCCCAGAGGCCAAAGACAACAAGGTCCACAAGGTGGCCCTCGCCATGGCAAAAGTATTCTATGAGGACCAGCAATGa
- the LOC134021229 gene encoding E3 ubiquitin-protein ligase Hakai, with protein MDQSDNDMQGTDGPGILGGPDVRRRIPIKLISKQAVRSKPVTRSQRPASRLPSKIQPGEDDEFAFKLEERFECKSGDAFGSQRRFPQPMFWDYKLNLLGEKDETPVHFCDKCGLPIKVYGRMIPCKHVFCHDCAVLHEKKMDKMCPGLTLYSCTDAVQRIEQCLRGSLYMCSIVQGCKRTYLSQRDLQAHINHRHMKAAKSGGGGGGHPRPESLHPPPASSDPQDRFRLLPPPHLAKPHPLIPPPLQGHDPFGQPPPVSPSTPSSSELGPGGPPRPPLGQETFRISTVSTRKHSNLITVPIQDDSGSPAPSREPLPQQAQGPPPPHHHQGDYPSQPHPHHMMAPPQPQHYGPPPPPPPPLSHPMQHPSQGPGTPHMVYSQAPPMTSGPPPLTPPPGHIMNQMPPFMNHPPPPGPLPQHGGPPPVNGPPPHHYNPSSMQQDQGTLSPPFNQPGGLSPGMWPAPRGPPRMQGPPPQGQMPGPHHPDQSRYRPYYQ; from the exons ATGGACCAAAGTG ACAATGACATGCAAGGCACTGATGGTCCAGGGATTCTTGGGGGTCCGGATGTCCGGAGACGGATTCCTATCAAGCTGATATCGAAACAAGCTGTCCGGAGCAAGCCCGTCACCCGCTCCCAGAGACCTGCCAGCCGGTTACCCTCCAAaatccagcctggagaggatg ATGAGTTTGCCTTCAAGCTGGAAGAGAGGTTTGAGTGCAAGTCCGGAGATGCTTTTGGGAGCCAGAGACGGTTTCCACAGCCTATGTTCTGGGACTACAAG CTCAATCTACTCGGTGAGAAGGATGAGACACCAGTTCATTTCTGCGACAAGTGTGGCCTACCTATAAAAGTCTATGGACGCATG ATTCCATGCAAGCACGTATTTTGCCACGACTGTGCTGTGCTCCACGAGAAGAAGATGGACAAAATGTGCCCAGG TCTGACCCTATACAGCTGCACAGACGCCGTCCAGCGCATTGAGCAGTGCCTGCGAGGCTCCCTCTACATGTGCAGCATCGTCCAGGGCTGCAAGCGCACCTACCTGTCCCAGAGGGACCTGCAGGCCCACATCAACCATCGCCACATGAAAGCAGCCAagtctggaggtggaggagggggccacCCCAGGCCAGAGTCGTTGCACCCACCCCCGGCGTCCTCCGACCCTCAGGACCGCTTTCGCTTGCTCCCGCCCCCGCACCTGGCCAAGCCgcaccctctcatcccccctccgcTGCAGGGCCACGATCCTTTTGGCCAGCCTCCTCCCGTGTCGCCTTCCACCCCGTCCTCCTCTGAGCTGGGCCCTGGCGGCCCCCCGCGACCCCCGCTAGGCCAGGAGACCTTCCGCATCTCCACAGTGTCCACGCGCAAGCATAGCAACCTCATCACCGTGCCCATCCAGGACGACTCTGGGAGCCCCGCCCCTTCACgtgagcccctcccccagcaagCTCAAGGaccgccccctccccaccatcacCAAGGAGACTACCCAAGCCAGCCACACCCCCACCACATGATGGCCCCGCCTCAGCCTCAGCATTATGGcccgccccctccgccccctcctcctctaagcCATCCCATGCAGCACCCCTCCCAAGGCCCTGGGACACCACATATGGTCTACAGTCAGGCCCCACCAATGACATCcggccccccacccctcaccccgccCCCGGGCCACATCATGAACCAGATGCCCCCCTTCATGAAtcatccaccccccccaggTCCATTGCCACAGCATGGGGGGCCCCCTCCAGTCAacggcccccctccacaccactacaaccccagctcCATGCAGCAGGACCAAGGCACTCTCAGCCCACCCTTCAACCAACCAGGGGGACTGAGTCCAGGGATGTGGCCGGCCCCCAGGGGCCCGCCTCGCATGCAGGGACCCCCACCCCAGGGCCAGATGCCCGGCCCCCACCACCCAGACCAGTCTCGCTACAGGCCATATTACCAGTAA
- the actr6 gene encoding actin-related protein 6: protein MTTLVLDNGAYTAKIGYNHEKISVIPNCQFRSKTSRLKTFTANQLDEIKDPSGLFYILPFQKGYLVNWDVQRKVWDHLFGKEMFKVDFADTSIVITEPYFNFTSIQESMNEILFEEYQFQAALRINAGSLSAHHYFQQNSPELCCIVVDSGFSFTHIVPYCRGKKMKDGICRINVGGKLLTNHLKEIISYRQLHVMDETHVLNQVKEDVCYVSQDFYKDMEIAQLKGEDNTVMRDYVLPDFSSIKKGFCKPREEMNFTGKYKTGEQILRLSNERFAVPEMLLHPSDIGIQEMGIPEALVNSINSLPEEMQPHFYKNIILTGGNTLFPGFRDRVYQEVRSLAPADFHVSVVQPPNPISYPWEGGKILADNPDFDEMVVTRDDYEENGHFICEEKFDI from the exons atgacCACGTTAGTTCTTGACAATGGAGCTTATACCGCTAAGATTGGATATAATCACGAAAAAATCAG CGTCATCCCAAATTGTCAGTTCCGCTCCAAGACGTCAAGACTGAAGACTTTTACTGCCAACCAACTGGATGAAATAAAGGACCCGTCGGGACTTTTCTACATTCTACCTTTCCAGAAA GGTTACCTTGTCAACTGGGATGTCCAGAGAAAAGTATGGGACCATCTATTCGGAAAAGAAATGTTCAAG GTGGACTTTGCAGATACCAGTATAGTGATCACAGAGCCCTACTTCAACTTTACCTCTATCCAGGAATCTATGAACGAGATCCTATTTGAGGAGTACCAGTTCCAAGCAGCACTGAGAATCAATG CGGGGTCTCTGAGCGCGCACCACTACTTCCAGCAGAACAGCCCGGAGCTGTGCTGCATCGTGGTAGACAGTGgcttctccttcacacacatcgTCCCTTACTGCCGGGGGAAGAAAATGAAGGACGGAATATGCCG GATCAACGTAGGAGGAAAGCTACTGACAAATCATTTAAAGGAAATTATCTCATATAG ACAGCTTCATGTCATGGACGAGACGCATGTTCTTAACCAAGTGAAGGAGGATGTGTGCTATGTTTCCCAGGACTTCTACAAAGACATGGAGATAGCCCA GTTGAAAGGGGAGGACAACACTGTGATGAGAGACTACGTACTACCAGACTTCAGCTCCATTAAAAAGGGCTTTTGCAAG CCCAGAGAAGAGATGAACTTCACAGGCAAGTACAAAACGGGGGAGCAGATCCTGCGCTTGTCCAACGAGCGCTTTGCTGTGCCCGAgatgctcctccacccctcggACATCGGCATCCAGGAGATGGGCATCCCCGAAGCTCTGGTCAACTCTATCAACAGCCTGCCagaag AGATGCAGCCTCATTTCTATAAGAACATCATCCTGACGGGAGGCAACACGCTGTTCCCGGGGTTCAGGGACCGGGTGTACCAGGAGGTCCGCTCGCTGGCCCCTGCAGACTTCCACGTGTCTGTGGTTCAGCCCCCAAA TCCAATATCTTACCCGTGGGAAGGAGGAAAGATTTTAGCGGACAACCCTGACTTTGACGAGATGGTGGTCACTCGAGACGACTATGAGGAAAATGGACATTTCATCTGCGAAGAAAAATTTGATATCTAA